From a region of the Lactuca sativa cultivar Salinas chromosome 4, Lsat_Salinas_v11, whole genome shotgun sequence genome:
- the LOC111879150 gene encoding uncharacterized protein LOC111879150, translated as MLICYNYKKPGHHWKNCRDPPGSAVPHITSTIPVCYHCNETGHKKPECPKLKTGKGDRGTNPAIASSSKGTIMVTRGRAHQMTVEEPVITTTVADTYLLDSKPDVVMFDSGATHSFVSHTFINHLGRSIGKLAHPMVVDVVDNRTIYVTDVYRGCTLEFSGVEFPIDLIPIAMRELCVIVGMDWLDAFDAEIHCRKKQVRVRNPRGGELIIQGDIPRLAMASCSSAIALDNVPIVSDFNDVFP; from the coding sequence ATGTTGATATGCTACAACTACAAAAAGCCAGGGCATCATTGGAAGAATTGTAGGGATCCTCCTGGGAGTGCAGTACCTCATATTACTTCTACAATTCCCGTCTGCTATCACTGCAACGAGACGGGACACAAGAAGCCTGAATGCCCGAAGTTGAAGACTGGTAAAGGAGACAGGGGTACAAATCCTGCAATTGCATCATCCTCTAAGGGAACCATTATGGTGACACGAGGTCGTGCTCACCAGATGACTGTGGAGGAGCCGGTGATTACAACGACAGTGGCAGACACTTATTTGCTAGATTCCAAGCCcgatgttgttatgtttgatagcgGTGCTACCCATTCTTTTGTATCTCACACGTTTATTAATCATTTGGGGCGTAGTATCGGAAAATTGGCTCACCCAATGGTTGTCGATGTTGTCGACAACCGCACTATTTATGTCACCGATGTCTATCGGGGTTGCACTCTCGAGTTTTCTGGAGTTGAATTCCCTATTGATCTTATCCCTATTGCGATGCGAGAGCTCTGcgttatcgtaggcatggattggcttgatGCGTTTGATGCGGAAATCCACTGTCGTAAGAAGCAAGTTCGTGTTCGAAACCCTAGAGGTGGAGAACTTATTATTCAGGGGGACATTCCCCGCCTGGCTATGGCTTCTTGCTCTTCTGCTATAGCACTAGACAACGTTCCTATCGTTTCCGACTTCAACGATGTCTTTCCGTAG